From Phragmites australis chromosome 5, lpPhrAust1.1, whole genome shotgun sequence, a single genomic window includes:
- the LOC133918513 gene encoding uncharacterized protein LOC133918513, which yields MAAVDADADALAADIICSLRAADLEGWTPPWCKPGPAPKRKGELIWPAVVRGKRSRRRSPSAGSAATASGKGRWGRASPASPLDNSGGSGSGASTSGGEDGGFCSPGHRRAPATKVGFIERPQLTFQTPAPRPTGQRPRKKMRLPEVQQLVRSLAVENESLLEEMRALQRACNALSKENDKLETRLEQSNSQNEITSKEQNGKQQIDQRLVTQSPRDSFVLPDLNLPPQDTAYVSSIH from the exons ATGGCCGCCGTCGACGCGGACGCAGACGCGCTGGCCGCCGACATCATCTGCTCGCTCCGCGCGGCCGACCTCGAAGGGTGGACGCCGCCGTGGTGCAAGCCAGGGCCCGCGCCGAAGCGGAAGGGGGAGCTGATCTGGCCGGCGGTGGTGCGGGGGAAGCGGtcgcgccgccgctcgccgtcggcgGGGTCGGCGGCGACGGCCTCAGGGAAGGGGAGGTGGGGCCGGGCCAGCCCGGCGTCGCCGCTCGACAACAgcggcggctccggctccggcgccTCCACAAGCGGCGGCGAGGACGGCGGTTTCTGCTCGCCAGGACACCGCCGTGCGCCGGCGACCAAG GTGGGTTTCATCGAACGGCCGCAGCTGACCTTCCAAACCCCTGCTCCACGGCCCACCGGTCAGCGACCACGGAAGAAAATG AGGCTACCGGAGGTCCAGCAGCTGGTGCGGTCTCTCGCGGTGGAGAATGAGAGCCTCCTCGAG GAGATGCGGGCTTTGCAGAGAGCTTGCAATGCGCTGTCAAAAGAAAATGACAAGCTTGAG ACAAGATTGGAACAATCCAACTCGCAGAATGAAATCACATCAAAGGAGCAGAATGGAAAGCAACAGATTGATCAACGGTTGGTTACTCAGTCCCCACGAGACAGCTTCGTGCTACCAGATCTCAACCTTCCTCCACAGGACACTGCCTATGTATCATCAATCCACTGA